From a region of the Danio aesculapii chromosome 4, fDanAes4.1, whole genome shotgun sequence genome:
- the LOC130223352 gene encoding cytochrome c oxidase assembly factor 6 homolog: protein MSAPNASQRKACWDARDELWKCLDVNKDLNSACEKHQREFEANCPAQWVKYFSKRRDFLKYKEKIEKEGYEPTEGASKL from the exons ATGAGCGCTCCTAACGCCAGTCAGCGCAAAGCCTGCTGGGACGCGAGAGATGAGCTCTGGAAGTGTCTGGATGTCAACAAAGATCTCAATTCAGCCTGCGAGAAACACCAGCGAGAGTTTGAAGCCAACTGTCCTGCCCAGTGG GTGAAATATTTCTCCAAACGGAGGGACTTCCTGAAGTACAAGGAGAAAATTGAAAAGGAGGGCTATGAACCAACCGAAGGAGCATCAAAATTATAA